A window of Streptomyces sp. NBC_01689 genomic DNA:
GCGGCGCGGGCCCTGCGGGCGGGCAAGCACGTGCTGGTCGAGAAGCCGGTCGGGGTCAACGCCCACGAGGCCCGCGAGCTGGCCGACCTGGCGCGGGAGCGCGGGCTGGTCCTGCGTGAGAACTTCATGTTCCTGCACCACCCGCAGCACGACTTCGCCGCGGATCTGGTGCGCCGTGGCCGGCTGGGCCGGCTGAGCGCGATGCACGCGGCCTTCTGCATTCCTCCGCTGCCCGCCGACGACATCCGCTACGTGCCCGACATGGGGGGCGGGGCGCTGCTGGACGTGGGGGTGTATCCGCTGCGCGCCGCCCAACTGCTGCTGGGCAAGGGGCTCCAGGTGGCCGGGGCGGTGCTGCGTACCCGGCCGGACGGGCTGGACCTGTCGGGTCAGGCGCTGCTGGTGTCGCCGTCCGGTGTCCTCGCGGACGTGACGTTCGGTTTCGAGCACGCGTACACGTCGACGTACTCGCTGTGGGGTGACGCGGCGCGTCTGTCGGTGACGCGGGCCTTCACGCCGCCGCCCGCGCACCAGCCGGTGCTCGTGCTGGAGGAGCAGGACCAC
This region includes:
- a CDS encoding Gfo/Idh/MocA family protein: MSGGTDRPLRLGALGTSSIARRRALPSAVAAPEVELVAVAGRSAQKTAVFAEQFGCAAEADPASLLERPDVEAVYISTPTALHHTWAARALRAGKHVLVEKPVGVNAHEARELADLARERGLVLRENFMFLHHPQHDFAADLVRRGRLGRLSAMHAAFCIPPLPADDIRYVPDMGGGALLDVGVYPLRAAQLLLGKGLQVAGAVLRTRPDGLDLSGQALLVSPSGVLADVTFGFEHAYTSTYSLWGDAARLSVTRAFTPPPAHQPVLVLEEQDHEERFTLPAADQLHRCLAEFAAAVRRGEAGGAEEAEWRRAVVAGMDLVDLVNKVAVRVPVGDGREDRDRPSGGR